The following are encoded together in the Babesia microti strain RI chromosome II, complete genome genome:
- a CDS encoding mitochondrial import inner membrane translocase subunit TIM13, putative (TIM13) (overlaps_old_locusTagID:BBM_II01675) — protein MESSTGGKEETEESRNALIAIQAALQSQKLSIELLGYCFERCVPSPAESLTNSQQTCLWNCAQRNVDTQFFILKRLEGMAKAFKAGSDSMK, from the exons ATGGAATCATCTACTGGTGGGAAAGAGGAGACAGAAGAAAGTAGAAAT gctTTAATCGCAATACAGGCAGCTTTACAGAGTCAAAAACTGTCAATAGAACTACTTGGTTACTGTTTTGAGCGATGCGTGCCATCTCCAGCGGAGTCTTTGACCAATTCCCAACAGACTTGTCTTTGGAATTGTGCTCAAAGGAATGTTGAcactcaattttttattttaaa GCGATTGGAAGGAATGGCTAAAGCATTTAAAGCTGGCTCAGATTCCATGAAATAG